A stretch of Nitrospirota bacterium DNA encodes these proteins:
- a CDS encoding universal stress protein, translating to MKNFIKNFEDSMAAVAFAESGDEKTARQIISEMRMTKKEGRSLNVKDERVESLIKKHERTEEAIVFAEAGEYEYAREILKRDDNEKKKILVVGAEEGFSEKLVHYALGMAERMDYEIVALNVIPAGNRLFSLLNEKVREELRERTVREADTFRKKAEDKDILFSHNVRFGDFDKSIKDAHKDFKRISFVLTEPEHVADRSPAKAGIPVFCLDI from the coding sequence ATGAAAAACTTTATCAAAAACTTTGAGGATTCCATGGCAGCAGTAGCATTTGCCGAATCAGGGGACGAAAAGACAGCACGTCAGATAATAAGCGAGATGAGGATGACAAAAAAAGAAGGCAGGTCTCTCAATGTCAAGGATGAAAGGGTAGAGTCTTTAATCAAGAAACATGAGAGGACAGAGGAAGCCATCGTCTTTGCCGAGGCAGGTGAGTATGAGTATGCAAGGGAGATACTAAAGAGGGATGATAACGAGAAGAAGAAGATACTCGTTGTAGGTGCTGAGGAGGGCTTTTCGGAGAAGCTTGTTCATTATGCCCTCGGGATGGCCGAGAGAATGGATTACGAGATTGTCGCCCTCAATGTAATACCAGCTGGAAACCGTCTTTTTTCCCTGCTGAATGAGAAGGTCAGGGAAGAGTTAAGGGAAAGGACGGTGAGAGAGGCGGATACTTTCAGAAAGAAGGCTGAAGATAAGGATATACTCTTCAGTCACAACGTGAGGTTTGGGGACTTTGACAAGTCAATCAAGGATGCACACAAAGATTTTAAGCGGATTTCATTTGTTCTGACGGAGCCGGAGCATGTAGCTGACAGGTCCCCGGCAAAGGCAGGTATTCCCGTTTTTTGTCTTGATATATAG
- a CDS encoding sigma-54 dependent transcriptional regulator — protein MENKIKLLIVDDEKIAIKNLEHVLKKEGYEIKTTTNGQNALKLLNRHDFDVVLTDLKMEKVDGMQILKRCKEANPDLEVIMITGYATVETAIEAMKHGAYHYIAKPFKLDEVRKVVREASEKVRLKKENRQLRESLENITDRVRIITQAPQMLRILDTAKDVAPTDCNILITGESGTGKELVARYVHLYSKRSEGPFIAINCGAFSEGLLVSELFGHEKGAFTGATFLKKGLIEVASKGTLFLDEITEMSPSMQVKLLRVVQEREYQRVGGTEPVKVDVRFIAATNRNIQEVIESGEFRQDLYYRLNVVTLHLPPLSERKGDIPLLCYHFLKKYSSIMGKEVTDISEDMLGVLNSYNFPGNVRELENIIERGIALSKVNTLETIHLPDDLRELSIRTFRKSAGKVPSLEDQEKAYIQWVLKEVGGNKSKAAQILGIDRVSLWRKIKRYDMEK, from the coding sequence ATGGAAAACAAGATCAAACTTCTGATTGTTGATGACGAAAAGATAGCCATAAAGAACCTTGAGCATGTTTTGAAGAAGGAGGGTTATGAGATAAAGACAACCACAAACGGGCAGAACGCCTTAAAACTCCTGAACAGACATGATTTCGACGTTGTTCTGACCGACCTGAAGATGGAGAAGGTTGACGGAATGCAGATACTCAAGAGATGCAAGGAGGCCAACCCCGATTTAGAGGTGATAATGATTACAGGATATGCCACGGTTGAGACCGCCATAGAGGCAATGAAACACGGTGCGTACCATTATATAGCAAAGCCTTTTAAGCTGGATGAGGTGAGAAAGGTTGTAAGGGAGGCCTCGGAAAAGGTAAGGCTCAAGAAAGAGAACAGGCAACTCAGGGAGAGCCTTGAGAACATTACGGACAGGGTGAGGATAATCACCCAGGCCCCCCAGATGCTCAGGATACTGGATACGGCCAAGGATGTTGCGCCTACTGACTGCAATATCCTTATCACGGGTGAAAGCGGAACGGGTAAGGAACTGGTGGCACGCTATGTCCACCTTTACAGCAAGAGGTCTGAAGGACCCTTTATTGCAATCAATTGCGGGGCCTTTTCAGAGGGGCTCCTCGTAAGCGAGCTTTTCGGACACGAGAAGGGGGCATTTACAGGTGCTACATTTCTTAAAAAAGGTCTTATCGAGGTGGCAAGCAAGGGCACTTTGTTCCTGGATGAGATTACGGAAATGAGCCCTTCCATGCAGGTAAAACTCCTCAGGGTTGTGCAGGAAAGAGAGTACCAGCGTGTTGGGGGCACTGAACCGGTAAAGGTTGATGTGAGGTTTATTGCAGCCACCAACAGAAACATTCAGGAAGTTATCGAAAGCGGTGAGTTCAGGCAGGACCTTTATTACCGTCTGAATGTCGTAACGCTTCACCTCCCGCCGCTTTCAGAGAGAAAAGGAGATATTCCACTGCTCTGCTATCACTTCCTCAAGAAATACTCCTCAATCATGGGAAAGGAAGTGACTGATATTTCCGAGGATATGTTAGGAGTGCTTAACAGTTACAACTTTCCGGGAAATGTACGGGAGCTGGAGAATATCATCGAGAGGGGGATTGCGCTCTCCAAGGTAAACACCCTTGAAACCATACATCTCCCTGATGATCTCAGGGAATTGAGCATCAGGACATTCAGAAAGAGCGCAGGGAAAGTCCCGTCACTTGAAGACCAGGAGAAGGCATACATACAATGGGTGCTGAAAGAGGTTGGTGGAAATAAGTCAAAGGCAGCCCAGATACTCGGAATAGACAGGGTATCCCTCTGGAGAAAGATTAAGAGATATGATATGGAGAAGTAA
- a CDS encoding HAMP domain-containing sensor histidine kinase — protein MFAKNKSILQKIKLGYIVSFLLILVIASIIFVNLIVIDERISFYAVISRFLDTTLEMRRFEKNYFLYRKKEDFAETLAYLRVAEELIQNNRGKFDGLLSSFYGDWPLGIFRKKKEPLPLSEKTSERSLNVLREYRELLKKDFAEQDPSKKPEARIRQKGREITEIAERLSEAERIKIQRMLSTTRKSLVVSVAVFLIGTVLIARTISRVAIQPLRELESSMRKIASGKFEMLSLNFEDKEIVSLNKAFNRMINEIFSQRDIIRSEKLTSLGTMLAGIAHEINNPLSNISTSAQILSEEIDSNEDREFREELIEQIIQETDRARDIVKSVLEFTRDRDFKKEEINLLNALRETLRFIRTDMPTYITIAIDIPEDLVILADKQKIQHVFLNLLRNAVDAIPDEGVEGKIIITARVDREKKEVEIRFSDTGRGIPEEIINKIFDPFFTTKDIGKGTGLGLYISHEIIKQHDGSIDLESRSGTGTTFIIKLPLKGDEDGKQDQTSDC, from the coding sequence ATGTTTGCGAAGAACAAGAGTATACTTCAGAAGATAAAGCTTGGGTATATAGTAAGCTTTCTGCTTATACTTGTCATCGCCTCAATCATATTCGTCAATTTAATAGTAATAGACGAGAGAATCAGTTTTTATGCAGTGATATCGAGGTTTCTTGACACAACCCTTGAGATGAGGAGATTCGAAAAGAATTATTTTCTGTACAGAAAAAAAGAGGACTTTGCTGAAACACTCGCTTACCTAAGGGTTGCCGAGGAATTAATACAGAATAACAGGGGAAAATTTGACGGACTGTTGTCGTCCTTTTATGGTGACTGGCCTTTGGGCATATTCAGGAAAAAGAAGGAGCCTTTACCGCTTTCAGAGAAGACATCCGAACGAAGCCTTAATGTTCTTCGTGAGTACCGGGAACTGTTAAAAAAGGACTTTGCTGAGCAGGATCCCTCAAAGAAGCCGGAGGCGAGAATACGGCAGAAGGGACGGGAGATTACGGAGATCGCCGAGAGGCTTTCAGAGGCTGAACGTATAAAGATACAGCGAATGCTTTCCACAACAAGGAAGAGCCTTGTAGTATCCGTAGCGGTTTTCCTGATTGGGACTGTATTGATTGCAAGAACGATATCAAGGGTGGCAATACAGCCATTGCGGGAACTGGAGTCAAGCATGAGAAAGATTGCCTCAGGAAAATTTGAAATGCTCTCCTTGAACTTTGAGGATAAAGAGATAGTATCTCTGAATAAAGCGTTTAATCGCATGATAAACGAGATATTCTCCCAGAGGGACATTATTCGTTCAGAAAAGCTTACCTCCCTCGGGACAATGCTTGCAGGGATCGCGCACGAGATAAACAACCCCCTCTCGAACATATCTACTTCTGCCCAGATACTGTCTGAGGAGATAGACAGCAATGAAGACCGTGAGTTCAGGGAGGAGCTGATTGAGCAGATTATTCAGGAGACTGACAGGGCACGTGACATCGTTAAGTCAGTGCTTGAGTTCACAAGGGACAGGGACTTTAAAAAGGAAGAGATAAATCTCCTGAATGCATTAAGGGAGACCCTGAGGTTTATTCGGACCGATATGCCAACGTATATAACGATTGCCATTGACATACCGGAAGATTTGGTAATTCTTGCCGACAAACAGAAGATTCAGCACGTTTTTCTCAATCTTCTGAGAAATGCAGTCGATGCGATACCCGATGAGGGTGTGGAAGGCAAGATCATAATAACTGCCAGAGTGGACAGGGAAAAGAAAGAGGTTGAGATCCGCTTTTCAGATACGGGCAGGGGCATACCCGAGGAGATAATCAACAAGATATTTGACCCTTTTTTTACAACAAAGGATATTGGAAAGGGTACGGGGCTTGGACTGTATATTAGTCATGAGATTATAAAGCAGCACGACGGGTCTATTGATCTGGAAAGCCGGTCGGGCACAGGAACAACCTTTATCATAAAACTCCCACTGAAAGGAGACGAGGATGGAAAACAAGATCAAACTTCTGATTGTTGA
- a CDS encoding ATP-binding protein produces the protein MSIKKKIILSFFISFSIIATLAIAAYIDFRETRNEFKYLELAESIRGKTLQLRRHEKNFLLYGNKKEIDSIHRYIREIEALIKNAKPYTRSDNLDRLDVELKKFSLRFERITSMASGFHEELASLKPKEPSYLFLIPIIKATFLEHPQQNAQLLKRFFRISKKDGYISFLKRLGDEIKDLRKTGEKITGISKELDRGARERVQKIIDVTKVAVLVFLPVSFLIGFVSLFYISQSIVNRLQKLMLTIEKSGGGFFSPMPFPAGHDEVSTLIRTYNNMAEALQAREEQLRKKEEELIQSKKLAAIGTLASGVAHELNNPLNNIHISAQILAKEMGADCTGVIEETVDDILSQTFRVKKIVGNLLDFARSKEPDFQKVNIVDIIKKTYAQAQKITAFKDIEFLFESPPEVFLQADPVQIERVFVNLFTNAADAMEGKGELHVKVFPEEDGVKIEVTDTGNGIPPEVKDKIFDPFFTTKDRGTGLGLSIVYNIIKNHGGSVNVESTVGAGTTFRIFLPRKKEV, from the coding sequence GTGTCGATAAAAAAGAAAATTATTCTCAGTTTCTTCATCAGTTTTTCAATCATTGCAACACTTGCCATAGCAGCTTATATAGACTTTCGCGAGACCAGAAACGAGTTCAAGTATCTTGAACTTGCAGAAAGCATCAGGGGCAAGACCTTACAGTTAAGGAGGCATGAAAAAAACTTCCTTCTTTATGGAAACAAAAAAGAAATTGACTCTATTCACAGATATATCAGGGAAATTGAAGCACTCATTAAGAATGCCAAGCCTTACACCCGCAGTGACAACCTTGACAGGCTGGATGTTGAACTGAAGAAATTCAGCCTGAGGTTCGAAAGAATTACCTCCATGGCTTCCGGTTTCCATGAAGAGCTGGCCAGCTTAAAGCCAAAAGAGCCCTCATATCTTTTTCTGATTCCCATAATTAAAGCCACTTTTCTGGAACACCCACAGCAAAATGCACAACTCCTGAAGCGTTTTTTCAGGATATCCAAAAAAGACGGCTACATTTCATTCCTTAAAAGACTGGGAGACGAGATTAAGGACCTGAGAAAGACCGGTGAAAAAATTACCGGAATATCAAAAGAACTTGACAGGGGTGCCAGGGAACGGGTTCAAAAAATTATCGATGTCACCAAGGTGGCTGTTCTGGTATTTTTGCCTGTATCCTTCCTGATCGGGTTTGTATCGCTCTTTTATATCAGCCAGAGCATAGTTAACAGGTTGCAGAAACTGATGCTGACGATTGAAAAAAGCGGTGGCGGTTTCTTTTCTCCCATGCCTTTTCCGGCAGGCCACGACGAGGTCAGCACACTTATAAGGACATACAACAATATGGCAGAGGCATTACAGGCGCGGGAGGAACAACTCAGGAAGAAAGAAGAAGAGTTGATTCAGAGCAAAAAGCTTGCAGCCATAGGCACTCTTGCATCCGGAGTGGCACACGAACTAAATAATCCCCTGAATAACATTCATATCTCGGCACAGATATTGGCAAAGGAGATGGGTGCGGACTGTACAGGTGTTATAGAGGAGACGGTTGATGATATATTGAGTCAGACATTCAGGGTAAAGAAAATAGTAGGAAACCTGCTGGATTTTGCAAGGTCAAAAGAGCCGGACTTTCAAAAAGTAAATATCGTTGATATTATAAAAAAGACATACGCGCAGGCACAGAAAATAACGGCTTTCAAGGATATAGAGTTTTTATTTGAGTCCCCGCCCGAAGTCTTCCTCCAGGCAGACCCGGTCCAGATTGAACGGGTATTCGTCAATCTCTTCACAAACGCAGCTGATGCGATGGAGGGCAAAGGAGAACTTCATGTGAAGGTCTTTCCCGAAGAAGATGGGGTTAAAATAGAGGTGACGGATACAGGTAACGGGATTCCTCCTGAGGTTAAAGACAAGATTTTCGACCCCTTCTTTACAACCAAGGACAGGGGAACCGGCCTCGGCCTCTCCATAGTATATAACATCATCAAAAACCATGGCGGAAGTGTCAACGTGGAGAGCACGGTAGGCGCTGGGACCACATTCAGAATCTTCTTACCGAGGAAGAAAGAGGTATAA
- a CDS encoding sigma-54 dependent transcriptional regulator, producing the protein MSIKIFIAEDEEITLKHLMYALRNEGYTVSGAKNGLEARQAIEKEHFDIVITDIKMPGLDGLSLLEGIKEKGMETDVIVITGFGSIDSAVEAMKKGAYDYITKPFNLDELLLRVRKICEKKSLEKENIALKISLGIDKNLPTFIAKSKKMKEVINIIKSITASDCNVIITGESGVGKGLVAKLIHYTGTRANRPFLAINCAIFTEELLASELFGHERGAFTGAVTTKKGLLEIADTGTVFLDEIAEMAPSLQAKLLKVIEDREFFRVGGTRPIKVDVRFIAATNQDINGLVTKGTFRKDLFYRLNVMDIYIPPLRERKEDILPLSKYFLEKHAKKARKDIKGFNRETTEILKSYSYPGNVRELENIIERAVILEQSSLIQPENLPVTMQMFQIETIDPGRLKTIDELNREYALKILDHLEGNKTRAAKMLGISRTSLWRILREKE; encoded by the coding sequence ATGAGCATTAAAATCTTTATTGCAGAAGACGAAGAGATAACCCTGAAACATCTGATGTATGCCCTTAGGAACGAGGGATATACTGTTTCCGGCGCAAAAAATGGTCTTGAGGCAAGGCAGGCAATTGAGAAAGAGCACTTTGATATTGTTATTACGGATATAAAGATGCCCGGTCTCGACGGCCTGAGCCTGCTCGAGGGGATTAAAGAGAAAGGAATGGAGACGGACGTGATCGTTATCACGGGTTTCGGGAGCATTGATTCAGCAGTGGAGGCCATGAAAAAAGGGGCTTATGATTATATTACAAAACCCTTTAATCTGGATGAATTACTATTAAGGGTCAGAAAGATATGTGAAAAAAAAAGCCTTGAAAAAGAAAATATAGCACTGAAGATTTCACTCGGTATAGATAAAAACCTCCCCACCTTTATCGCAAAAAGCAAAAAGATGAAAGAGGTTATTAATATTATCAAGAGCATAACGGCGTCTGATTGCAATGTTATCATCACGGGAGAAAGCGGTGTCGGCAAGGGACTTGTTGCAAAGCTTATTCATTATACCGGGACAAGGGCAAACAGGCCTTTTCTTGCAATCAACTGTGCAATCTTTACAGAGGAACTCCTTGCCAGTGAACTTTTCGGCCATGAACGGGGGGCATTCACAGGGGCGGTTACCACAAAAAAGGGACTCCTGGAGATTGCAGATACAGGAACAGTCTTCCTTGACGAGATAGCCGAGATGGCGCCATCCCTGCAGGCAAAGCTCCTGAAAGTCATTGAAGACAGGGAGTTTTTCAGGGTGGGGGGCACAAGACCGATCAAGGTGGATGTCAGATTCATTGCTGCCACAAACCAGGACATAAACGGACTTGTCACCAAAGGCACTTTCAGAAAGGATCTCTTCTACAGGCTCAATGTAATGGATATCTACATACCCCCATTGCGCGAAAGGAAAGAGGATATTCTGCCCCTGAGCAAATACTTCCTTGAAAAACACGCCAAAAAGGCCAGGAAAGACATAAAGGGTTTTAACAGGGAGACAACCGAGATACTGAAGTCATACAGCTACCCTGGAAATGTCAGGGAGCTGGAAAATATTATCGAAAGGGCAGTGATTCTGGAACAATCATCGCTTATCCAGCCTGAAAACCTCCCGGTTACCATGCAGATGTTCCAGATTGAAACAATAGACCCGGGCAGGTTAAAGACAATTGACGAGCTTAACAGGGAATATGCCTTAAAAATTCTCGACCACCTTGAAGGAAACAAGACACGGGCAGCTAAAATGCTGGGAATTTCAAGAACCAGCCTCTGGCGCATCCTTAGAGAAAAAGAGTAA
- a CDS encoding sulfite exporter TauE/SafE family protein yields the protein MGMFNVLLTLGVVGGFLSGLLGLGGAIIMIPLMLTVPKILGVGALSMKAVAGLSMIQVVFASLSGVARHRKNKFVSMKLIYTLGIAMAIGSGFGSIISKYMSNQVLMIVFGFIAVIAALMMFIPPKSQDSENISNPDDIQFNKPLAAVLGVVIGSLAGMVGAGGGFILIPVMIYVLRIPIRVTIGTSLGVVLIGAVIGAVGKMVTGQVDWLLALALIISSVPSAQLGSLVSKKTPALILRYSLTILIILTSVEIWYKIIVV from the coding sequence ATGGGCATGTTCAATGTATTGTTAACCCTTGGGGTTGTAGGCGGTTTCCTTTCAGGTCTGCTGGGACTTGGAGGGGCAATTATCATGATCCCTCTCATGTTAACTGTTCCGAAGATACTGGGGGTAGGTGCACTTTCGATGAAAGCAGTTGCCGGACTATCCATGATTCAGGTGGTATTTGCATCTTTATCCGGTGTTGCCCGACACAGAAAAAACAAGTTTGTCAGCATGAAACTGATATATACACTTGGAATAGCAATGGCAATTGGTTCGGGGTTTGGCTCCATAATCTCAAAGTATATGAGCAACCAGGTGTTGATGATTGTGTTTGGCTTTATAGCGGTGATTGCAGCCTTGATGATGTTCATACCACCAAAGTCACAGGATTCTGAAAACATTTCCAATCCTGATGACATTCAGTTTAACAAACCACTTGCCGCTGTACTTGGAGTAGTAATCGGAAGCCTGGCAGGGATGGTTGGTGCAGGCGGCGGGTTTATATTGATTCCGGTAATGATTTACGTTCTTAGAATCCCGATAAGAGTTACTATAGGTACCAGCCTGGGAGTAGTACTTATCGGTGCTGTTATCGGTGCTGTTGGTAAAATGGTGACAGGACAGGTAGACTGGCTACTTGCGTTGGCCCTCATTATCAGCTCGGTCCCATCAGCCCAGTTAGGCAGTCTTGTAAGCAAGAAAACACCGGCACTGATTCTGAGATATTCCCTTACTATCCTGATAATTTTAACGAGTGTTGAAATATGGTATAAGATTATAGTGGTATAA
- a CDS encoding universal stress protein, protein MKKRSKILILDNSKNTENLLTFAIQWADLINASIKVIRVIDEKVIRNTTMAVDAIGPIARMIKDDLIKEAREQIKTLSERYSLNDLISIEVIVGNTREEITRAIDKSEADFLILTSTLKGPLGSIASEVIGYSKNNCIVLPTEAHQLKWERVLLATDCSEKAESATEMAIEICERFKGRLFIVSVVTSNEEVQIHAPALLDKMADERKEMVKEIENRARKRGIHAEGIVREGIISNILIDLNRTIRPDVTIMGSESRTGLTRLFMGSVVGSIINKVNHPILVIKKPFIFKND, encoded by the coding sequence ATGAAAAAGCGTTCAAAAATACTGATCCTTGATAACTCAAAAAATACAGAAAACCTGTTGACTTTTGCGATCCAGTGGGCAGACCTGATAAATGCATCCATAAAGGTTATACGGGTTATAGATGAAAAGGTTATCAGGAACACCACCATGGCAGTTGATGCTATTGGCCCAATCGCCAGAATGATCAAGGATGACTTAATTAAGGAGGCCAGGGAACAGATTAAAACCCTATCCGAAAGATACAGTCTTAACGACTTGATAAGCATAGAGGTTATAGTGGGCAATACCCGGGAGGAGATTACCCGGGCTATAGATAAATCTGAAGCTGATTTCCTGATATTAACCTCTACCCTCAAAGGACCCCTCGGAAGCATTGCATCAGAAGTTATCGGATACAGCAAGAACAACTGTATTGTGCTCCCCACAGAGGCTCACCAGTTAAAGTGGGAGAGGGTTCTACTCGCAACCGACTGTTCGGAGAAGGCGGAGAGTGCTACCGAGATGGCAATTGAGATTTGCGAAAGGTTTAAGGGCAGGCTATTTATTGTATCAGTGGTTACTTCCAATGAGGAAGTGCAGATACATGCACCCGCACTCCTCGATAAAATGGCTGACGAAAGGAAAGAGATGGTAAAAGAGATTGAGAATCGGGCCCGGAAGAGGGGAATACATGCAGAAGGCATAGTAAGGGAAGGCATAATTTCCAATATTCTGATTGACCTCAACAGGACCATACGCCCTGATGTAACCATTATGGGCAGCGAGAGCAGAACAGGGTTAACCAGACTCTTTATGGGAAGTGTTGTCGGAAGCATAATCAACAAGGTTAACCATCCGATCCTTGTAATCAAAAAACCCTTTATCTTCAAAAACGATTAG
- a CDS encoding TrkH family potassium uptake protein yields MKNKYTTRKLSPHQLLVFGFTGMILLGTALLMLPYSTTNGITLIDALFTSTSAVCVTGLIVKDTLVDFTSFGKGVILLLIQIGGLGYMSMATFLALLIGRKIGLSERILIKESLNIATLEGIIRFMKGMLVFVFLAEGIGAVILSLKFLKEFPLKDAVFQGIFHSVSAFNNAGFSLFQDSLIRFRDDATINITIMSLIVLGGIGFLVVDDIYGWVKKRQKKLMLHTLIVLTSTSFLIIVGAFLFYFNERKYFFALSGLSSPETVLTSLFASVTARTAGFNTIDYSILQPATIFLTIILMLIGASPGSTGGGIKTTTFTVVIMNLWCTIKGRKDTVMFKRRVPEALISRSFVVLALAVIFINIITLVIIDIEHTGFQQTMFEVVSAFGTVGLSTGDGGSRSFCATFSDPSKIIIIFTMLAGRLGPLTLFMALLGQKEERIRYPEGRIMIG; encoded by the coding sequence GTGAAAAATAAATATACAACCAGAAAGCTATCACCACATCAACTCCTTGTCTTCGGTTTTACCGGCATGATACTGCTGGGAACCGCACTCCTCATGCTTCCCTATTCAACGACAAACGGGATTACTCTAATTGATGCCCTTTTCACCTCCACATCTGCTGTCTGTGTCACAGGACTGATAGTAAAAGATACGCTGGTTGACTTCACATCATTCGGCAAGGGTGTTATCCTCCTGTTAATCCAGATTGGGGGGCTGGGCTACATGTCCATGGCAACATTTCTGGCCCTGCTGATAGGCAGGAAGATCGGTCTCTCCGAGAGAATTTTAATAAAGGAATCCCTGAATATAGCAACCCTTGAAGGTATAATCAGGTTCATGAAGGGGATGCTCGTCTTTGTCTTTTTGGCAGAAGGCATCGGGGCCGTAATCTTATCCCTGAAGTTTCTGAAGGAATTTCCCTTAAAGGATGCCGTCTTTCAGGGTATATTCCATTCTGTCTCTGCCTTTAATAATGCTGGATTCAGCCTTTTTCAGGACAGCCTGATACGCTTCAGGGATGACGCCACCATAAATATTACCATTATGAGCCTCATCGTCCTCGGTGGAATAGGGTTTCTGGTCGTTGATGATATTTACGGCTGGGTGAAGAAGAGACAGAAAAAGCTGATGCTTCACACGCTCATTGTCCTCACGTCAACATCCTTCCTGATTATTGTTGGCGCCTTTCTCTTTTATTTTAATGAGAGAAAATACTTTTTTGCACTCTCAGGTCTGAGCAGCCCTGAAACCGTCCTCACCTCCCTATTTGCCTCGGTTACTGCAAGAACTGCGGGATTCAATACAATCGATTACTCCATTCTCCAGCCTGCAACCATCTTTCTGACCATTATTCTGATGCTCATAGGGGCCTCACCGGGAAGCACAGGCGGAGGCATAAAAACCACGACATTTACTGTTGTGATTATGAATTTATGGTGTACAATAAAGGGGAGAAAGGACACGGTCATGTTTAAGAGACGGGTACCGGAGGCACTGATATCGCGATCCTTTGTTGTCCTTGCCCTTGCGGTTATCTTTATAAATATCATAACACTGGTAATCATCGACATAGAGCACACAGGGTTTCAGCAGACAATGTTTGAGGTGGTCTCGGCCTTTGGAACAGTGGGGCTGTCAACCGGTGACGGAGGGTCAAGGAGTTTTTGTGCAACATTTTCTGATCCCTCAAAGATTATAATAATATTTACAATGCTTGCCGGAAGACTTGGTCCCTTAACACTCTTTATGGCCCTGCTCGGACAGAAAGAGGAACGGATCCGTTATCCGGAAGGGAGGATCATGATAGGATGA
- a CDS encoding TrkA family potassium uptake protein — protein sequence MKKQFAVIGLGRFGSAVALTLAESNCDVIVIDRNENKIKAIADHVTLAIQMNAIDEDALKEAGVQNVDVVIVSIGENVEASILAVMILKEMGIKEIIAKAVNDLHGRVLANLGVDRVVHPERDMAQRVARSLIKPQFLEHIELSPEYSIVELPAPKSLWGKSIKDTNLRAEYGINIIAIKKRYTINETEKETWNINPLPTDVIKKDDVLVVLGADREIERLK from the coding sequence ATGAAAAAACAATTTGCGGTAATCGGACTTGGAAGGTTTGGCTCAGCAGTGGCACTGACACTCGCTGAAAGCAACTGTGACGTAATAGTAATAGACAGAAATGAGAACAAGATAAAGGCAATCGCAGACCATGTAACCCTTGCCATCCAGATGAATGCAATAGATGAGGATGCATTGAAGGAGGCAGGGGTGCAGAATGTGGATGTGGTTATTGTGAGTATAGGGGAAAACGTTGAGGCGAGTATCCTTGCGGTTATGATACTCAAGGAGATGGGCATAAAGGAGATAATAGCAAAGGCCGTAAATGATCTTCACGGAAGAGTCCTTGCCAACCTCGGCGTTGACAGGGTGGTACACCCTGAAAGGGATATGGCACAGAGGGTTGCCCGCAGTTTGATAAAACCCCAATTCCTCGAGCATATAGAACTCTCGCCTGAATACAGCATTGTTGAACTGCCGGCACCGAAGTCCCTGTGGGGCAAGAGTATAAAAGATACCAACCTCAGGGCAGAATACGGCATAAACATAATCGCAATAAAAAAAAGATACACTATTAACGAGACGGAGAAAGAGACCTGGAACATCAATCCCTTGCCAACAGATGTAATTAAAAAAGACGATGTCCTGGTCGTCCTTGGTGCAGACAGAGAGATAGAAAGGCTGAAGTAA